GACGCCCTCGCCCGGCTGCACGCCGCCGGCCAGGACTCGGTCGCCGACGGCTCCCGCTTCGTCGGCATGTTCCGCGCCCACGGCCTGCTCGCCCCCGTGTGGGACCTCCCCGTCGGCACCGGTGCCGACGTCCTCGAGGAGCCGGCTGCGCGCTTCGCGGCCGACCTCGCCGAGGCGCTCGAGGGCGGCGAGCTGACGGCCGCCGAGCGCTCCGCACGGGCCGGACTCGCCAACCGTCAGGTGACGATCCGGTAAGGACTGGCCCACGTTCTCCACCGCGCGAACACAACCTGCTCGAATGTTGTGCCCGCCCTCGCGGTGCGAGTAGATTGGTCATTGCCCGGTCGTTGTTGTTTCCCCCGTCAACAACGGCCGGGCTTTCCATGTCCGTCGATAGTCGGGTGCGTCGCCGCGCAGCGGTCGGCAGGATGACGACATGACGGACCTGACGCGGGAAGCGGCCACGTCGCGGACACCGTCCGCGAGCTCCGCGTGACGGCGCTGCTCTCAGCGGATCCGAACGCTGATCGCTGATGAGCGGACCTCGAGGTCGCGTGCAGCCGGTCCGGGCACACGTGTCCGACATGTCGCCCTTCGTCCACCAGCTCGAGGGCAAGATCTCGGACACCTGTACGACGCTGGCGCACCGCCGCGTCCACGCTGAGGAAGCCGTGCCCCGGGTCAGTCGCCCGCGGGCCGCTCCAGCCGCTCGATGCGCAGGTCCGACCCCTCGCGCAGCGGCTCGCGCTCGCCGGTGCCGGTGAAGCCGTGGGCCTCGTAGAGCCGGCGCGCGCCGTCGTTGCCCTCGGTGACGTGCAGCGAGACCGTGCGACCGAGCCGGCGGGCGTGGTCGAGGAGCTCGCGCAGGAGCCGGGCGCCGAGTCCGCGACCGCGCGCCTCGGGGGCGGTCCACATGCCCCAGACGAACGCCTCGCCGGCCCCCTCCGGGACGAACAGGCCGCCCATCGCGACCGGGTCGTCGCCGTCGAACGCCATCAGCAGCGGGCCGGGGCCGCCTGCCCGCTCGCGCCACACGGACTCCGGCTGCGCCTCGGCCTCGGCCAGGGTGGCGCCGAAGGCCGTCGGCGAGTCGGCGAGGGCGCGCAGGCGCAGGCTCCTGAACGCCGCCCAGTCCTCGCCCGAGATCACGCGCAGCACGGGTTCCATGCCGGGAGCGTACGGCCGGTCAGTCGTCGGTGCTCGCCCGCGCGCGCCACGCCTCGAGGTGCGAGAAGCCCTTCGCCTGGACCCGGCGCGCCCGGCGGAACCGCCACGTCCCGTCGTCCCCGAGCGCGTCGTGGACCCCGGCGTCGACGAGCACGGACCCCGGGCGGGCGGCCGAGGTCAGCCGCGCGGCCGCGTTGACGGTCGAGCCGAAGACGTCGCCGAGGCGGCGTACGACGGCACCGTGCGCGAGTCCCGCGCGCACCGCCGGGAACGGGTCGTCGGGGTCGTCGCCGCGTGCGGTGAGCGCCAGCGCGACCGCGAGCGCAGCCGCCGGCTCGGGGGCGGTGAAGAGCACCTCGTCGCCGATGGTCTTGATGACCTGGCCGCCGTGGTCGACGACGAGCGTGGTGGTGTCCTGCTCGAACCCGTCGACCCACGCGACCAGCTCGGCCCCGTCGAGCGCGCGGCTGCGGGTGGTGTAGCCGACGATGTCGACGAAGCAGACCGACAGCACGGCCTCGCCGCGGTCGAGCCCGTCGGGGTCGCCGAGCAGGTGCTGGGCGGCGCTGGCGAGGTGGCGGCGCCACACGTAGGTCTGCAGCGCCTCGACCCGGGGCAGCACGTCGGCGGTCAGCGTGGTGAGCTGCCCGGCCGGGTCGCGTCCACCGTCGGGGGCGTCGAGCGCGAGGCCGGCGAGGAGGGTGGTCTGCCACTCCGCGAGCCGCGCGTAGCTGCGGCCCCACGTTCGCACCAGTGCGGCCTGCGACTCCGGCGGCAGGATGCCCAGCCGGACCAGGTCGGCGCTCAGCCGC
Above is a genomic segment from Nocardioides okcheonensis containing:
- a CDS encoding GNAT family N-acetyltransferase — translated: MEPVLRVISGEDWAAFRSLRLRALADSPTAFGATLAEAEAQPESVWRERAGGPGPLLMAFDGDDPVAMGGLFVPEGAGEAFVWGMWTAPEARGRGLGARLLRELLDHARRLGRTVSLHVTEGNDGARRLYEAHGFTGTGEREPLREGSDLRIERLERPAGD
- a CDS encoding adenylate/guanylate cyclase domain-containing protein, whose amino-acid sequence is MTERAVADAMEAFLLGQEPTLTRVEVAERAGVPLDLAVTLWHQLGFPHRGDDDVAFVESDVEALRLSADLVRLGILPPESQAALVRTWGRSYARLAEWQTTLLAGLALDAPDGGRDPAGQLTTLTADVLPRVEALQTYVWRRHLASAAQHLLGDPDGLDRGEAVLSVCFVDIVGYTTRSRALDGAELVAWVDGFEQDTTTLVVDHGGQVIKTIGDEVLFTAPEPAAALAVALALTARGDDPDDPFPAVRAGLAHGAVVRRLGDVFGSTVNAAARLTSAARPGSVLVDAGVHDALGDDGTWRFRRARRVQAKGFSHLEAWRARASTDD